CCAGCCTGGAGTGTCACGCTCCTCAAGTCGGCCCCCCAGCCCAGCCACAGTTTCCCGCGGCCGTACGAGCCCGGACCACGGACGCGGCACGGtcgccgcctgcctgcctgcctgcctcacgGTCTGGTCACGGCACCGGACGGACGGGGACCCGCCTCGTCGCAGTCCCATCCGGTCGGTCGCTGCGGCTGGGCCCACGCACCGCCCGAAGGCCGAAGCTGGCTGGTGgcgctggcacggcacggcagcAGGGACCACGGACCACGGCATGCAGTCCACTCCACCGGTGGGTGGCTCCTTAAAAGGGCCGGCCATGGTCAGGCCGGCAACTCGGGCCCGGCCCACCGGCTCTGTGTCCCCCCTTCCCCGGGTCGCCGCCCCTGTACCCGCCGGGTACAAATCTTGTACGACGCCTCCCCTCCCTGCCCTCCCCTccgccttcttctctttctataaAGCGCGGAGCTCCCAGTCCCACTCCCGTCCctcccgcagcagcagcagccaaacgCCACCACGTGCCCCGAGCTCCTCGGCCTCCGCAGCCCCGAGCCTCGCTCGCTCCAAGGAACAACCTACCGCCTTTCCGACTTCCCACTCCTCGCTCCAACCCGACAACAAGCCATGAAGCGGCTCCTGAGGCGGCTCTCCCGCACGGTGGCTGCGGCGGGCGAGGACAGCGGCGGCCCGGCGTCGCGGCCCagcaggaggaaggggaagaagccTGGGGCGGTGCCGGAGGGCCACGTCCCCGTGTGCGTGGGCGAGGAGGGCGGGCCCGTGGAGCGGTTCGCCGTGCGCGCCGAGCTGCTGGGCGAGCCGCCGTTCGCCGCGCTCCTCCGCCGCGCCGCGCAGGAGTACGGGTACGCGCACCCCGGCGCGCTCCGCATCCCCTGCCCCGTCGCCGACTTCCGTCGCCTCCTGCTCCGCCTCTCCCACGACCCCTCGCCCTCCGCCGCCGGATGCTACGCCTAGGCGTGCAGGCGCCGCCGCCCCTGTGCTTGCTGCTCTCCG
This genomic window from Miscanthus floridulus cultivar M001 unplaced genomic scaffold, ASM1932011v1 fs_543_1_2, whole genome shotgun sequence contains:
- the LOC136532173 gene encoding auxin-responsive protein SAUR71-like, coding for MKRLLRRLSRTVAAAGEDSGGPASRPSRRKGKKPGAVPEGHVPVCVGEEGGPVERFAVRAELLGEPPFAALLRRAAQEYGYAHPGALRIPCPVADFRRLLLRLSHDPSPSAAGCYA